From Pseudodesulfovibrio nedwellii:
GGCTTTCTTGGTACGCTTGATGGGACTCCGAATGGAGGTCGATATACGGATATTGCCATGCGAGAGGTCTGGGAGGCGCGTAAGGTCGGATTAGCGTGGGATGAGGCTGCGGGACTGTCTGATTCGGGTGAGGCTGCCATTCGAGGTGTCATGCTTGCCGCACGCTATGCGAATAAACCGCGAGATTTGGCTGCACATGTCATGGGCAATGTTCATCTGACGCATGCAGAGCCGTTTATTCAGGCGCAATCTCTTGCTTTTGTTCTTGCTGTTTGTCGTCTTGTTCGGGGCAAGAGTCTGGAGAGTTCTGGTAAATCCTTGATGGGGTGGGCGCAGCATGAAGTCGATAGAGCTTTGATAGATGTGTTTTTACAACCTGGATTCGTGCATGGTGTGGCTACTAATCCGGAAGTAGTTATTGAGCCGCCGCATGCCATTGCTCAAGTGTATGGCTTGGCCTGTCAGCTTGGGTTCATGGTCCCGGCGGCCTATTGGTTGGCCTGTCGATTTTATGGTGACTTTGAAACGGCTGTACTTACAGCTATTAACGGCGGTGGTAATAATATGGCACGTGCCTGTATGACAGGAGCT
This genomic window contains:
- a CDS encoding ADP-ribosylglycohydrolase family protein, which encodes MAELTKKDRAMGSIVGMFVGDALGLGPHWYYDLNELRKDYGEWISDYMQPKTGRYHDGCRAGDVSQTGQVSLLLLQSLAVKGKYEELDFTEKLDGFLGTLDGTPNGGRYTDIAMREVWEARKVGLAWDEAAGLSDSGEAAIRGVMLAARYANKPRDLAAHVMGNVHLTHAEPFIQAQSLAFVLAVCRLVRGKSLESSGKSLMGWAQHEVDRALIDVFLQPGFVHGVATNPEVVIEPPHAIAQVYGLACQLGFMVPAAYWLACRFYGDFETAVLTAINGGGNNMARACMTGALSGAMVGIQGIPQRFIDGLQDKKEILENAEKVASSLE